The following proteins come from a genomic window of Nocardioides albertanoniae:
- a CDS encoding DUF2200 domain-containing protein, whose product MDNLERVYKMPFGSVYPHYVTKVGKKGRTTAELHQVITWLTGFDDDAIAKHVEAGTSFEEFFAAADLNPGSTLITGVVCGVRVQEVEDPLMRQVRYLDKLVDELAKGKAMEKILRG is encoded by the coding sequence GTGGATAACCTCGAACGCGTCTACAAGATGCCCTTCGGCTCCGTCTACCCGCACTACGTGACGAAGGTGGGGAAGAAGGGTCGCACCACCGCCGAACTGCACCAGGTGATCACCTGGCTGACCGGCTTCGACGACGACGCGATCGCCAAGCACGTCGAGGCCGGGACGAGCTTCGAGGAGTTCTTCGCCGCCGCAGATCTCAACCCGGGCTCGACGCTGATCACCGGTGTCGTCTGCGGTGTGCGGGTCCAGGAGGTCGAAGACCCGCTGATGCGTCAGGTGCGTTATCTCGACAAGCTCGTCGACGAGCTGGCCAAGGGCAAGGCGATGGAGAAGATCCTCCGCGGCTAG
- a CDS encoding MinD/ParA family ATP-binding protein: protein MTQENDPYEEPDPRTRPTGAPSHWVTPPPPTSAGQPLHSAQPEPDGPRTNPSAQPYPGYDASQEATRITQPQVTQQQVAQQQAAQQAAQQPGAPGAPMPAGQGLEVPSATDFLDRRAESAGFGPANWGWRGALRRMTGGMISPKMGPAEVAYEQDRAMIQRDFDGPRTIVFINPKGGAAKTTGVLAAGYTFGTVRGGGVVAWDNNETRGTLGIRGVRSTHRNTTRELLDNLASFNNVYQSRIGDLGAFVRSQGDAHFDVLASDERPDVTGQIHADDFGQVHHLLERFYKVILVDTGNNMRAENWLAAADTADLLVVTSTVREDTGYSGLWMLDALQESGYADLKLKTITVLSDPSPKVDTKLAQDLTEVYQQRTRGVYRVPFDPVLVAGSTVQYSQLSEDTRMSWLKACAGMAHAL, encoded by the coding sequence ATGACGCAGGAGAACGACCCGTACGAAGAGCCGGACCCGCGCACCCGGCCGACCGGCGCACCCTCGCACTGGGTGACTCCGCCACCACCGACCTCGGCCGGTCAGCCGCTCCACTCCGCCCAGCCGGAGCCGGACGGCCCCCGGACGAACCCGAGCGCCCAGCCCTATCCGGGCTACGACGCGAGCCAGGAGGCGACCCGCATCACCCAGCCACAGGTCACCCAGCAGCAGGTCGCGCAGCAGCAGGCGGCCCAACAGGCGGCCCAGCAGCCGGGAGCGCCGGGAGCGCCGATGCCGGCAGGGCAGGGGCTCGAGGTGCCCAGCGCGACCGACTTCCTCGACCGGCGTGCGGAGTCGGCGGGGTTCGGGCCGGCCAACTGGGGCTGGCGCGGCGCGCTGCGCCGGATGACCGGCGGGATGATCAGCCCGAAGATGGGCCCGGCCGAGGTTGCCTACGAGCAGGACCGCGCGATGATCCAGCGCGACTTCGACGGTCCGCGCACGATCGTCTTCATCAACCCCAAGGGCGGCGCGGCCAAGACCACCGGCGTGCTCGCGGCGGGCTACACCTTCGGCACCGTGCGTGGCGGGGGCGTCGTGGCCTGGGACAACAACGAGACCCGCGGCACCCTCGGCATCCGAGGCGTACGCAGCACCCACCGCAACACCACCCGCGAGCTGCTCGACAACCTGGCCTCGTTCAACAACGTCTACCAGTCGCGCATCGGAGACCTCGGTGCCTTCGTACGCTCCCAGGGCGATGCCCACTTCGACGTGCTGGCCTCCGACGAGCGCCCTGACGTCACCGGCCAGATCCACGCCGACGACTTCGGGCAGGTGCACCATCTGCTCGAGCGCTTCTACAAGGTGATCCTGGTCGACACCGGCAACAACATGCGTGCCGAGAACTGGCTCGCCGCCGCCGACACCGCCGACCTGCTCGTGGTGACCTCGACCGTGCGCGAGGACACCGGCTACAGCGGGCTGTGGATGCTCGACGCGCTGCAGGAGTCGGGCTATGCCGACCTGAAGCTGAAGACCATCACGGTCCTCTCCGACCCGTCTCCCAAGGTCGACACCAAGCTCGCCCAGGATCTGACCGAGGTCTACCAGCAGCGCACCCGAGGGGTCTACCGGGTGCCGTTCGACCCGGTGCTCGTCGCAGGGTCGACGGTGCAGTACTCCCAGCTCTCCGAGGACACCAGGATGTCGTGGCTCAAGGCGTGTGCTGGGATGGCTCACGCGTTGTAG
- a CDS encoding type II toxin-antitoxin system VapB family antitoxin: MTETSISIDKELLAEARKIAGTTTNQAAIDHALRDLVDREAAAAEFDRIVTRELGDTKVTLEF; encoded by the coding sequence ATGACCGAGACGTCGATCAGCATCGACAAAGAGTTGTTGGCCGAGGCGAGAAAGATCGCCGGGACCACGACCAACCAGGCTGCGATCGACCACGCGCTGCGTGACCTCGTCGACCGGGAGGCCGCGGCGGCCGAGTTCGATCGCATCGTCACCCGTGAGCTCGGCGACACGAAGGTCACGCTGGAGTTCTAG
- a CDS encoding dihydroorotase, which translates to MSLLIKGASVLGAEPTDVYVENGVISAVGRAVSAGERVETDTVVDADGLVLLPGLVDLHTHLRQPGREDAETVSSGAAAAAAGGFTAVLAMANTSPVTDTAEAAVSVWELGREAGLADVFPVGAVTKALAGEELAELSLMNRSRAGVRVFSDDGRCVSDPRVMRRALEYVKAFGGVISQHSQDPSLAPYGSACCHEGELSGRLGLPGWPGVAEEVIVARDVMLARHTGSRVHVAHASTAGTVEVLRWAKAQAEKDGTWAVTAEVTPHHLLLTTDLLAGYDPTFKVNPPLRPAEDVEALRAALADGTIDAVATDHAPHARQDKEHAFVDAAFGMLGLEEALSVVSTVMVSSGLMDWAAVARAMSFTPARIAGLEGHGRPIEVGEPANLTLVDPAATYLVDRDRSLSLSRNNPWHDRKLTGRVVSTYLRGNRTFGG; encoded by the coding sequence ATGAGTCTGCTGATCAAGGGTGCCTCCGTCCTCGGGGCCGAGCCCACCGACGTGTACGTCGAGAACGGCGTGATCTCCGCCGTCGGCCGAGCCGTGAGCGCCGGCGAGCGTGTCGAGACCGACACAGTCGTCGACGCTGATGGCCTGGTCCTCCTGCCGGGTCTGGTCGACCTGCACACCCACCTGCGCCAGCCCGGCCGTGAGGACGCCGAGACGGTCTCCTCCGGTGCCGCGGCGGCCGCTGCCGGCGGCTTCACCGCCGTGCTCGCGATGGCGAACACCTCGCCGGTCACCGACACGGCCGAGGCCGCGGTCTCGGTGTGGGAGTTGGGCCGCGAGGCCGGGCTGGCCGATGTGTTCCCGGTCGGTGCGGTGACCAAGGCTCTGGCCGGTGAGGAGCTGGCCGAGCTGTCACTGATGAACCGCTCGAGGGCCGGCGTGAGGGTCTTCTCCGACGACGGCAGGTGTGTCTCGGACCCGCGGGTGATGCGGCGGGCCCTGGAGTATGTCAAGGCGTTCGGCGGCGTGATCTCCCAGCACTCCCAGGACCCGTCGCTGGCGCCGTACGGCTCGGCCTGCTGCCACGAGGGCGAGCTCTCCGGGCGGCTCGGTCTGCCCGGCTGGCCCGGGGTCGCCGAGGAGGTCATCGTCGCCCGCGACGTGATGCTCGCGCGCCACACCGGCTCACGCGTGCACGTCGCTCATGCCTCGACGGCCGGCACGGTCGAGGTGCTTCGCTGGGCGAAGGCGCAGGCCGAGAAGGACGGCACCTGGGCGGTGACCGCGGAGGTCACCCCTCACCATCTGCTGCTGACGACCGATCTGCTCGCCGGCTACGACCCGACGTTCAAGGTCAACCCGCCCCTGCGCCCCGCGGAGGACGTCGAGGCTCTGCGCGCCGCCCTGGCCGACGGCACCATCGATGCCGTCGCGACCGACCACGCTCCGCACGCGCGTCAGGACAAGGAGCACGCCTTCGTCGACGCGGCCTTCGGCATGCTCGGGCTCGAGGAGGCGCTCTCGGTCGTCTCGACCGTGATGGTCTCCTCGGGGCTCATGGACTGGGCCGCTGTCGCCCGGGCGATGTCCTTCACGCCGGCCCGTATCGCGGGGCTCGAGGGCCACGGCCGTCCGATCGAGGTGGGTGAGCCGGCCAACCTGACCCTTGTCGATCCCGCCGCGACCTACCTCGTCGACCGCGACCGATCGCTGTCTCTCTCCCGCAACAACCCCTGGCACGACCGCAAGCTCACCGGACGGGTCGTGTCCACCTACCTGCGTGGGAACCGGACGTTCGGCGGATAG
- a CDS encoding NUDIX hydrolase encodes MSADDGPLADISTMVASIQPMDTVESSHLADASAWLDGTDDVFRRRSDPTEPAKHLVSYFLPVDLASGHVLLGDHRKSGLWLPPGGHVEPGEHPADTVRRECLEELGVEARFHRDLGPRPLLLTVTDTRPERPDQHTDVSLWFVLSRDHRDPLAPDEREYAGVRWWTPAEIRSGDPRLFDPHMGRMLEKLTTLTA; translated from the coding sequence ATGAGCGCGGACGACGGCCCGTTGGCCGACATCTCGACCATGGTGGCCTCGATCCAGCCGATGGACACGGTGGAGAGCAGCCACCTGGCTGACGCGTCAGCGTGGTTGGACGGGACCGACGACGTGTTCAGGCGACGCAGCGATCCGACCGAACCGGCCAAGCACCTGGTCTCCTACTTCCTGCCCGTCGACCTGGCCAGTGGCCACGTCCTGCTCGGTGACCACCGCAAGTCGGGCCTCTGGCTGCCGCCAGGCGGTCACGTCGAGCCCGGCGAGCATCCCGCAGACACCGTGCGTCGCGAGTGCCTCGAGGAGCTCGGCGTCGAGGCTCGGTTCCATCGCGACCTCGGGCCGCGTCCGCTCCTGCTCACCGTCACCGACACACGACCGGAACGCCCCGACCAGCACACCGACGTCAGCCTCTGGTTCGTGCTCTCCCGCGACCACCGTGACCCGCTGGCGCCCGACGAGCGGGAGTACGCCGGTGTGCGCTGGTGGACGCCGGCCGAGATCCGCTCCGGCGATCCGCGGCTGTTCGATCCCCATATGGGCCGGATGCTCGAGAAGCTGACGACCCTTACGGCCTGA
- the pyrR gene encoding bifunctional pyr operon transcriptional regulator/uracil phosphoribosyltransferase PyrR, protein MAEPAIDGRVVLDARDISRALTRISHEILERNRDAEDLVLLGLHTRGVPLARRIAARIEAAEGHEVACGALDVTMYRDDLRTHPTRAPHHTVIPPGGISGKTLVLVDDVLFSGRTVRAALDALADYGRPAVVRLAVLVDRGHRQLPIRADHVGKNLPTARSERVGLRLEETDGIDEVRIVELEGASA, encoded by the coding sequence GTGGCGGAGCCGGCCATCGACGGCCGCGTCGTCCTCGACGCCCGTGACATCTCCCGGGCACTGACCCGGATCTCCCACGAGATCCTGGAGCGCAACCGCGACGCGGAGGATCTGGTCCTCCTCGGCCTGCACACCCGCGGCGTACCTCTGGCCCGGCGGATCGCCGCCCGGATCGAGGCGGCCGAGGGCCACGAGGTCGCCTGCGGTGCGCTCGACGTGACGATGTACCGCGACGATCTGCGCACCCACCCGACCCGGGCGCCGCACCACACCGTGATCCCGCCCGGTGGCATCAGCGGCAAGACGCTGGTGCTCGTCGACGACGTGCTCTTCTCGGGTCGCACCGTCCGAGCCGCGCTCGACGCGCTCGCCGACTACGGCCGCCCGGCCGTCGTACGCCTCGCCGTCCTCGTCGACCGCGGCCATCGGCAGCTGCCGATCCGGGCCGACCACGTCGGCAAGAACCTCCCGACGGCGCGCTCGGAGCGGGTCGGTCTGCGCCTGGAGGAGACCGACGGCATCGACGAGGTGCGCATCGTCGAGCTCGAGGGGGCCTCGGCATGA
- a CDS encoding NADPH:quinone reductase: MRAVVYSENGPSSAMRLTERPVPKPGPGEVLVRLVRAGVNPTDWKVRAGLSASLDTPEATPGQDGAGVIESLGDGVSTHIVGQPVWLYMTQRGQAWGTAAEYVTVPAHKAVELPAGASYDLGASLGVPAMTAHRALTSGAVERVGPGSFEGMVVLVQGGAGAVGNAAIQLAAWAGATVVTTISSPAKAALAKAAGAHHILNYREGDPAAAIREIAPDGVDVIVEVAPAVNNDLDRAVIAKRGTIAIYANNGGDELTMPLRETFSLNLRYQFIQLYGVEPEQIRAAAEDVAAAVAAGALRVGPERGVPLHHYRLEETAAAHDAVEAGAVGKVLIDLE, translated from the coding sequence ATGCGCGCAGTCGTCTACTCCGAGAACGGTCCCTCCTCCGCGATGCGGCTCACCGAGCGTCCGGTGCCGAAGCCCGGCCCCGGCGAGGTGCTGGTCAGGCTCGTACGGGCCGGCGTCAACCCGACCGACTGGAAGGTGCGCGCCGGGCTGAGCGCGAGCCTCGACACGCCCGAGGCGACCCCCGGCCAGGACGGCGCGGGCGTCATCGAAAGTCTCGGCGACGGCGTGAGCACCCACATCGTCGGCCAGCCGGTCTGGCTGTACATGACCCAGCGCGGGCAGGCGTGGGGCACCGCCGCGGAGTATGTCACCGTGCCGGCCCACAAGGCCGTCGAGCTGCCCGCCGGCGCCTCCTACGACCTCGGCGCCTCGCTCGGGGTGCCGGCGATGACCGCCCACCGGGCGCTCACCTCAGGCGCCGTGGAGCGGGTCGGCCCGGGGTCCTTCGAGGGCATGGTCGTGCTGGTGCAGGGCGGTGCCGGAGCCGTCGGCAACGCTGCGATCCAGCTCGCGGCCTGGGCGGGGGCGACGGTGGTCACCACGATCAGCTCGCCCGCGAAGGCAGCGCTGGCGAAGGCGGCCGGGGCCCACCACATCCTGAACTACCGCGAAGGAGACCCGGCCGCCGCGATCCGGGAGATCGCGCCCGACGGCGTCGACGTGATCGTCGAGGTCGCCCCGGCGGTCAACAACGACCTCGACCGGGCGGTCATCGCCAAGCGGGGCACGATCGCGATCTACGCCAACAACGGCGGCGACGAGCTCACGATGCCGCTGCGCGAGACCTTCTCGCTCAACCTGCGCTACCAGTTCATCCAGCTCTACGGCGTCGAGCCCGAGCAGATCCGGGCCGCGGCCGAGGATGTCGCCGCCGCCGTCGCGGCGGGGGCGCTGCGCGTGGGACCGGAGCGCGGCGTACCCCTGCATCACTATCGGCTCGAGGAGACCGCGGCTGCCCACGACGCGGTCGAAGCCGGTGCCGTCGGAAAGGTGCTCATCGACCTGGAGTGA
- a CDS encoding aspartate carbamoyltransferase catalytic subunit, which yields MTRHLLSIDDVSADDIAKLFATAAEMHDVQKREVKKLPALRGRTVINLFFEDSTRTRSSFEIAGKWLSADVINLSAKGSSASKGESLRDTVLTVTAMGVDGLVMRHSASGAAHQVAGWLDIPVVNAGDGMHEHPTQALLDCYTLQRQLGGPGSLEGKRIAIVGDLTHSRVFRSNVKALGKLGASVVAVAPPTLMPAGIAEWAKADGFATSYDLDAVLPEVDAVMMLRVQRERMSGGYFPTSREYTVGYGLTRPRLGLLRDGAPILHPGPMNRGLEISPEAADAASSRILDQVSAGVAIRMSVLYHLLAGEESA from the coding sequence ATGACGAGGCATCTGCTGTCCATCGACGACGTGAGCGCGGACGACATCGCGAAGCTCTTCGCGACCGCCGCCGAGATGCACGACGTGCAGAAGCGTGAGGTCAAGAAGCTGCCGGCACTGCGCGGGCGTACGGTGATCAACCTCTTCTTCGAGGACTCGACCCGCACCCGGAGCAGCTTCGAGATCGCCGGGAAGTGGCTCTCGGCCGACGTGATCAACCTGTCGGCGAAGGGCTCCTCGGCCTCGAAGGGCGAGTCGCTGCGCGACACGGTGCTGACCGTGACCGCGATGGGCGTCGACGGGCTGGTGATGCGCCACTCGGCTTCGGGCGCCGCGCATCAGGTCGCGGGCTGGCTCGATATTCCGGTGGTCAACGCCGGTGACGGGATGCACGAGCACCCCACCCAGGCGCTCCTGGACTGCTACACGCTGCAGCGCCAGCTCGGCGGGCCGGGCTCCCTGGAGGGCAAGCGGATCGCGATCGTGGGCGACCTGACCCACTCGCGGGTGTTCCGGTCCAACGTGAAGGCGCTGGGCAAGCTCGGTGCGTCGGTGGTGGCGGTCGCGCCGCCGACGCTGATGCCTGCGGGCATCGCCGAGTGGGCGAAGGCCGACGGCTTCGCCACCTCCTACGACCTCGACGCGGTGCTGCCGGAGGTCGACGCGGTGATGATGCTGCGGGTGCAGCGGGAGCGGATGAGCGGCGGCTACTTCCCGACCTCGCGCGAGTACACCGTCGGCTACGGGCTCACCCGGCCCCGGCTCGGGCTGCTGCGCGACGGCGCGCCGATCCTGCACCCCGGGCCGATGAACCGTGGCCTGGAGATCTCACCCGAGGCCGCCGACGCCGCCTCCTCCCGGATCCTCGACCAGGTCTCGGCCGGGGTCGCGATCCGGATGTCCGTGCTCTACCACCTGCTCGCCGGCGAGGAGTCCGCATGA
- a CDS encoding methyltransferase domain-containing protein gives MTDVFSDRLAQWRDYTATPWARIRYTVVEEILRGQCAELGERLRILDVGGGDGMDALPLALAGHEVTILDPSESWLGEAKRRAGEAGTAVTTIVGGLDDNIDGGLPGGEWDLVLCHFVLQYRPADAGDVRRLAAAVRPGGRVSVMVPNPASMVLRELVTGGPEAALTELRAETRHAQTFDHDVRKIAMPDLEAELAAAGLRLTGRFGTRIANDLLTDNEPKHDPAYFDRLLELERELCDQEPFVRIAGMYQLLAEK, from the coding sequence ATGACCGACGTCTTCTCCGACAGGCTCGCGCAGTGGCGCGACTACACCGCGACGCCGTGGGCGCGGATCCGTTACACAGTGGTCGAGGAGATCCTCCGAGGTCAGTGCGCTGAGCTGGGGGAGAGGCTGCGAATCCTCGATGTCGGCGGCGGTGACGGGATGGACGCGCTGCCGCTGGCTCTGGCCGGCCACGAGGTGACGATCCTCGACCCGTCGGAGTCCTGGTTGGGCGAGGCGAAGCGTCGCGCAGGAGAGGCCGGTACCGCTGTGACCACGATCGTCGGCGGCCTCGACGACAACATCGACGGAGGCCTCCCCGGCGGCGAGTGGGACCTGGTGCTGTGCCACTTCGTGCTCCAGTACCGACCGGCTGACGCCGGTGACGTACGCCGCTTGGCGGCTGCCGTGCGCCCCGGCGGCCGGGTTTCGGTGATGGTCCCCAACCCGGCGAGCATGGTGCTACGAGAATTGGTCACCGGCGGACCCGAGGCCGCGCTCACCGAGCTGCGCGCGGAGACCAGGCACGCACAGACCTTCGACCACGACGTACGAAAGATCGCGATGCCCGACCTCGAGGCCGAGCTCGCAGCCGCCGGCCTGCGGCTGACCGGCCGCTTCGGCACCAGGATCGCCAACGACCTGCTCACCGACAACGAACCCAAGCACGACCCGGCCTACTTCGACCGGCTCCTCGAGCTGGAACGGGAGCTGTGCGACCAAGAGCCGTTCGTGCGAATCGCGGGGATGTATCAGCTCCTCGCCGAGAAGTAG
- a CDS encoding ABC-F family ATP-binding cassette domain-containing protein — MSFSITSSGPILVRDLSVSFRSGSVLAGIDLTVSPGERIALVGENGAGKSTLLRAIAHELPLTAQRTGTLESPDDLVWLPQEPPFRDEASIEDVLATTLRPLREAVETVEKLADRLDEPEIAETYASALDFAVAHDAWDADRRALLAADRLGLSGLDRERPISTLSGGQRTRLALATAITRRPDALLLDEPTNHLDDDAVAVLGEFLRELPGAVLMASHDRVFLDEVATGLFDLDPVPHGAGGTDGAGGRLFGGGWTAYEDARKAARERWEQTFTEQQDELKRLRAATKIGNDAIAHNRGPTDNDKFIYKFKGSNVERSLARRKKDATRRLEDAEETQVRKPPPPLHLSTGLSSAGAAGRVAVVRDLVVEGRLELPVLDITAGEHVLITGPNGSGKSTLLGVLSGRVEPTSGEVQIGARHVEELTQDPQFGDLRRKVRDVYEESVGEELADRVPLRGLGLVHPRDLGRPVGALSVGQRRRLDLAIAVATGPDLLLLDEPTNHISLTLAGELEEAIGVTPGTVVVASHDRWLRRGWSGAELQLRP, encoded by the coding sequence ATGTCATTCTCGATCACTTCGTCCGGTCCGATCCTCGTCCGTGATCTGTCCGTCTCCTTCCGCAGCGGATCCGTCCTCGCCGGGATCGACCTCACCGTCTCCCCGGGCGAGCGGATCGCGCTCGTGGGGGAGAACGGCGCCGGCAAGTCCACACTGCTCCGCGCTATCGCACACGAGCTACCGCTCACCGCCCAACGCACAGGCACACTCGAGTCGCCCGACGACCTCGTCTGGTTGCCGCAGGAGCCGCCGTTCCGTGACGAGGCGAGCATCGAGGACGTGCTCGCCACCACGCTGCGTCCGCTGCGAGAGGCCGTCGAGACGGTCGAGAAGCTCGCCGACCGCCTCGATGAACCCGAGATCGCCGAGACGTACGCGAGCGCGCTCGACTTCGCTGTCGCCCACGACGCCTGGGACGCCGATCGGCGAGCCCTCCTGGCCGCGGACCGACTCGGCCTGAGCGGGCTCGACAGGGAGCGTCCGATCAGCACGCTCTCCGGCGGTCAGCGGACCAGGCTGGCGCTCGCGACCGCGATCACTCGCCGACCGGACGCGTTGCTGCTCGACGAGCCCACCAACCACCTCGACGACGACGCGGTCGCCGTGCTGGGGGAGTTCCTGCGTGAGCTGCCCGGCGCCGTGCTCATGGCCTCTCACGACCGTGTCTTCCTCGACGAGGTCGCCACCGGGCTCTTCGATCTCGACCCGGTCCCGCACGGCGCCGGGGGCACCGACGGCGCCGGCGGGCGCCTCTTCGGCGGCGGCTGGACCGCCTACGAGGATGCCCGGAAGGCGGCACGCGAACGGTGGGAGCAGACCTTCACCGAGCAGCAGGACGAGCTCAAGCGGTTGCGCGCCGCGACGAAGATCGGCAACGACGCGATCGCCCACAACCGCGGCCCGACCGACAACGACAAGTTCATCTACAAGTTCAAGGGCAGCAACGTCGAGCGCAGCCTCGCCCGCCGCAAGAAGGACGCGACCCGGCGACTGGAGGATGCCGAGGAGACGCAGGTACGCAAGCCGCCCCCGCCGCTCCACCTGAGCACCGGGCTCTCCTCGGCCGGCGCCGCGGGACGGGTGGCCGTCGTACGCGACCTGGTCGTCGAGGGTCGCCTCGAGCTGCCGGTGCTCGACATCACCGCGGGCGAGCACGTGCTGATCACGGGGCCCAACGGCAGTGGCAAGTCCACCCTGCTCGGGGTGCTGTCCGGGCGCGTCGAGCCGACCTCCGGCGAGGTGCAGATCGGCGCCCGTCACGTCGAGGAGCTCACCCAGGACCCGCAGTTCGGCGACCTGCGTCGCAAGGTGCGCGACGTCTATGAGGAGTCCGTGGGGGAGGAGCTGGCCGACCGGGTGCCGCTGCGAGGCCTCGGCCTGGTCCACCCGCGCGACCTCGGTCGTCCGGTGGGTGCGCTCAGCGTCGGTCAGCGCCGCCGCCTCGACCTGGCGATCGCGGTGGCCACCGGCCCGGATCTGCTGCTCCTCGACGAGCCCACCAACCACATCTCGCTCACGCTCGCCGGCGAGCTGGAGGAGGCGATCGGGGTCACGCCCGGCACCGTCGTCGTCGCCTCCCACGACCGCTGGCTGCGCCGGGGCTGGTCGGGAGCGGAGCTTCAGCTGCGCCCCTGA
- a CDS encoding AIM24 family protein, with the protein MTDANWYPDPTGQGELRYFDGSQWTEHISTGGQQSTAPLTPPRASMEQEAPTQVGAAPAAQAQAAYAESAQEQSGQFAQQAQYGQQAQQPAQHQGQQPAQQPAQQPAQQGQPAGDAFAGISGDLIDGRFTEVEGEGAVLQNKKLLRVRVGEPFQARQGSMVAYQGNVSFKYQGGGMGKFLKRAVTGEGLSLMGVEGQGDVFLADAAKEVHILRLNNSGISINGDHVLAFSGGLQWNIERVQGAGMLTGGLFNTTLRGTGWVAVTTDGEPVVLNAAEAPTFTDTNAVVGWSVGLQTSLQKSFTAGALIGRGSGEAFQVAFQGAGFVIVQPSEGAVVPPHSHN; encoded by the coding sequence ATGACGGACGCGAACTGGTACCCGGACCCGACCGGACAGGGCGAGCTTCGCTACTTCGACGGGAGCCAGTGGACCGAGCACATCTCCACGGGCGGGCAGCAGTCGACAGCACCCTTGACGCCGCCTCGGGCGTCGATGGAGCAGGAGGCGCCGACGCAGGTCGGAGCGGCACCGGCCGCTCAGGCGCAGGCGGCCTACGCGGAGAGCGCCCAGGAACAGTCTGGCCAGTTCGCGCAGCAGGCGCAGTACGGCCAGCAGGCCCAGCAGCCTGCCCAGCATCAGGGCCAGCAGCCGGCCCAGCAGCCGGCACAGCAGCCAGCACAGCAGGGCCAGCCCGCCGGCGACGCGTTCGCCGGGATCTCGGGCGACCTGATCGACGGCCGGTTCACGGAGGTCGAGGGCGAGGGCGCGGTGCTGCAGAACAAGAAGCTGCTGCGCGTGCGCGTGGGTGAGCCTTTCCAGGCCCGCCAGGGGTCGATGGTGGCCTACCAGGGCAACGTCTCGTTCAAGTATCAGGGCGGCGGCATGGGCAAGTTCCTCAAGCGTGCCGTGACCGGCGAGGGGCTCAGCCTGATGGGTGTCGAGGGCCAGGGTGACGTCTTCCTGGCCGACGCGGCCAAGGAGGTCCACATCCTCCGGCTGAACAACTCCGGCATCTCGATCAACGGCGACCACGTGCTCGCCTTCTCGGGAGGCCTGCAGTGGAACATCGAACGCGTCCAGGGCGCGGGCATGCTCACCGGTGGCCTCTTCAACACCACGCTGCGCGGCACCGGCTGGGTCGCGGTCACCACCGACGGCGAGCCGGTGGTCCTCAACGCCGCCGAGGCGCCGACCTTCACCGACACCAACGCCGTCGTCGGCTGGTCGGTCGGGCTGCAGACCAGCCTGCAGAAGTCGTTCACAGCCGGTGCGCTGATCGGCCGCGGCAGCGGCGAGGCGTTCCAGGTCGCGTTCCAGGGGGCCGGTTTCGTGATCGTGCAGCCCTCCGAGGGCGCGGTCGTCCCGCCCCACTCCCACAACTGA